The genomic DNA TCCATGAAGAGTGATGCGCCAGCCGCTGCATAGACCGACACGTCAAAGCCGCGGCGCAATGCCGCATGCGCAAGTCCGAAAGGACCACACCCACCATGGCCCGCCGCCATAAAGACCGTTGTGGCCTCACGCCATAGGCGGATTTCGGCGGCTTGATTGACAGGGATGGACGGGTCCACGGCAGACATGGCCATCAGCAATGCGCAGGGCCCACAGGTGAAATCCAGCGTCTGGGCGTAGTGCCGCACCCGAGAGGCGTTCCCTTCTCGCGCCCGCGCGTCGTCGAAGAGGTCCTTCTGAAAGCACAAAGCGGCTTCGCCATCGCCGTAGTAGGCAAGCTTGCGGCCCATCCCCACGAATCCATGGCGAAGGAACAAGCGGTGTGCGCAGACATTGGAAGTCCTGCTCTCCAGCCTCAAAACCGCGCACCCGGCTTCTCGCGCGTCCCTGATCGCCGCGGTCAAAAGTTCAGCGGCTATGCCGGAACCCCGTACGGCAGACGCCACAGCGATCGAGTACAGGCGAGCTACAGAGGATCCCTTGCGGCGCAATACCACGCAGGCCCCCTCCAAGACTTCGCTCGATCTGCACACGAGAACGCGGGCCGACGGGCTGGCCAGCATGCGTTGCCAACTTCTGAACGAGATTCTGTCGTTCTCGAAAGCCGCGCGCTCCAGCCGATCGAGCGCGGCCAGATCGCCACGGTTCGCCGGCTCCACCTTGCTCCGATGGGAAGACGGCTTCATCGAAGACCGCGC from Acidovorax sp. A79 includes the following:
- a CDS encoding GNAT family N-acetyltransferase/peptidase C39 family protein — translated: MKPSSHRSKVEPANRGDLAALDRLERAAFENDRISFRSWQRMLASPSARVLVCRSSEVLEGACVVLRRKGSSVARLYSIAVASAVRGSGIAAELLTAAIRDAREAGCAVLRLESRTSNVCAHRLFLRHGFVGMGRKLAYYGDGEAALCFQKDLFDDARAREGNASRVRHYAQTLDFTCGPCALLMAMSAVDPSIPVNQAAEIRLWREATTVFMAAGHGGCGPFGLAHAALRRGFDVSVYAAAGASLFMDSVRDPLKKDVIQLVENDFRLELEAHRVPVHARPVSPESVIEQLRMGSLPIVLISLWRLHREKTPHWVVITGFDGAVFRLLDPMARSSDPDGGVSISFGEFKKIAKYGRRRRTAAVVISGKK